A part of Cannabis sativa cultivar Pink pepper isolate KNU-18-1 chromosome 6, ASM2916894v1, whole genome shotgun sequence genomic DNA contains:
- the LOC115695207 gene encoding uncharacterized protein LOC115695207, which translates to MTLWGVTYKWFKRLAPGLITLWRQFNNDFLSQHSASQDYVVPRTSLANIKQGETESFKSYIQHFDAEATKVGRLSKDEHKMANAVGVRPRSKLWNNILKRKFDDLEDFYERASRYILVEDGHENLGAGKDEHPRKGQAEGSHKKRGFKYKDDRQDKKAKRELEPLPLKYTHNKTNPLKGAHLPH; encoded by the coding sequence ATGACGCTCTGGGGCGTGACTTACAAATGGTTCAAGAGATTGGCCCCTGGATTAATAACTTTATGGAGACAGTTCAATAATGATTTCTTGTCCCAACATAGTGCCTCCCAAGATTATGTCGTCCCGAGGACAAGCCTGGCCAATATCAAGCAAGGGGAAACTGAGAGCTTTAAAAGCTACATCCAGCACTTTGATGCTGAAGCAACTAAGGTGGGGAGATTGTCTAAGGATGAGCATAAAATGGCTAATGCTGTAGGGGTTAGACCAAGAAGCAAGCTATGGAACAACATACTCAAGAGGAAGTTCGATGACCTTGAAGACTTCTATGAAAGAGCCAGTAGATACATCTTAGTAGAAGATGGGCATGAGAACTTAGGAGCTGGGAAAGATGAACATCCTAGGAAGGGTCAAGCTGAAGGGTCGCATAAAAAGAGGGGGTTCAAATACAAGGATGACAGACAAGACaagaaagccaagagagaaTTGGAGCCACTGCCTCTCAAATATACCCACAACAAAACTAACCCACTAAAGGGAGCACATCTTCCTCACTAA
- the LOC133039472 gene encoding uncharacterized protein LOC133039472, with product MLLLLAPYAYYVACCDPVNVDLQNREEIMRLVMTVFNRFLHFMEMPQLIKDKLQILKPTCPRQEDDVVCGYFMLRMLKDLIESHQSPKTYFNQLTLRPYTQKQIDDMRQQWPADMLPSIQNHKPKGGYIA from the exons ATGTTACTTTTATTGGCGCCATATGCCTACTATGTTGCTTGTTGTGATCCTGTCAATGTTGATCTCCAAAACCGCGAGGAAATTATGCGACTAGTAATGACTGTTTTCAATCGTTTCCTTCACTTTATGGAAATGCCTCAACTGATTAAGGataaattacaaattttaaaaCCCACT TGCCCACGTCAAGAAGACGATGTGGTGTGTGGATATTTCATGTTGAGGATGTTGAAAGACTTAATTGAAAGTCACCAAAGTCCAAAAACTTACTTCAACCag CTAACATTAAGGCCATATACGCAAAAGCAAATTGATGACATGCGCCAACAATGGCCGGCTGATATGCTTCCTTCAATCCAAAATCACAAACCCAAAGGCGGTTATATCGCCTAA